A stretch of Mytilus edulis chromosome 11, xbMytEdul2.2, whole genome shotgun sequence DNA encodes these proteins:
- the LOC139495260 gene encoding uncharacterized protein isoform X1, with protein MTEITDTISVLTFVRLFLVFQMLISDAYFYNFKCPSEASWKFRAEVECNSTSNYFCLYNNVDLKYVEGCNGPDWDRKGSKRIYVGDFSRGKCKSDRFQPFKFFTNESMTDCYYAKSNCSEEGQILQEKSSSKEDRRCRCNHEKNYAFIKTPRNVCFCIPTEEDCSCYIKSCPVNQTLAADYICTHNENLGKSKCKDIHKYYVTLNETTEVRMGKNSTWLNKSTSKQRDKFIVFIICCIIIICGFVVVVFLKWKNETQELFRRCFMRRKTDPEKIGVIKNEHGNISTYTVEGYETKSPESTLLDEEQSVYKIEDNVDSKVTAVNIEEHHLTIRDEANVIPIEKEIVNTVGRSNLESLESTTIEKPLDTEEATISAKEVDIVETFDKNDSKSLEITAVNCEKVEPRVDDIKYYLRIVHLLFRVVCPVVRMYFNQDTCIKPEQLRKTLDTNKAQLRRKYRMKDFVINNDQWKLLYDHVKGKTLTSEDFDLGLMIYLLPTIKSIDLGDLYPVKTNTRINATLTRIKYIRNNVIQSIVESHSDENYHQFLDDLEEAVLNLLPPHTYFKENDKDKKQLIDRLLLLNPINVNNDKLFAFIAMSEIYPSIILQKLISEFLTLNELKIEQVLEEEKHQLYHKRHKTEKCCTCIEISATYMKVLTEEQWEALYELRGCTNSNDCKCMLKICSKSVVPRKDFKLDSCDLSLVVSLILYIPKILKYFLCIYGFRNFLVNYQHTIYHYMENKRCCKCKEQLTGKLILKEKEWNKIFIRDNNKSCQNSNKNCCCRYKPIDGIECSNVKATLLSKIVYAAGPISVLTKIGQETFLYFINWTIDDVKLSGALKELLRMIKPDETFSRDILHRITSSNFTQLDKTLTQHINPHRWISRHLQHQQATTGKSLQILLLDKDDLHVKSVQIPKDFPLPHRTNYMTDLTTDENNFLVVVYVLKQILCPVIKNEFTTQCPKHVLDEIRDRISELQKPRDLRKVESKSGKEKIYLTQDQQTRLISQKGEESKNLDLELMVYILKQRSNSEWNKNYIEHLDEIEKIRGEIVQSKSGTLDQTTFEDFMDRICKAVTHLGGQKYTEELSSLQHIKNILE; from the exons ATGACAGAAATAACAGACACAATTTCAGTTCTGACTTTCGTCAGGTTGTTCTTAGTATTCCAA ATGTTAATATCAGATGCATACTTTTACAACTTTAAATGTCCTTCGGAAGCCAGTTGGAAATTTCGGGCGGAAGTAGAGTGCAACAGTACCTCGAACTACTTTTGCTTATACAATAACGTAGACTTGAAGTATGTTGAGGGTTGTAATGGACCAGACTGGGATAGAAAAG GAAGTAAGCGGATTTATGTTGGAGACTTTAGCAGAGGAAAATGTAAGTCTGACCGTTTCCAGCCATTTAAATTCTTTACTAATGAAAGCATGACCGACTGTTACTATGCTAAATCAAACTGCAGTGAAGAAGGACAAATTCTGCAAGAAAAAAGTTCATCAAAGGAAGATAGAAGATGTCGATGTAATCATGAAAAGAATTATGCATTTATTAAAACTCCAAGAAATGTATGCTTTTGTATTCCAACAGAAGAAGACTGTTCCTGTTATATTAAATCATGTCCAGTAAACCAAACACTGGCAGCag ATTATATTTGCACTCACAATGAGAACCTGGGAAAATCAAAATGTAAAGATATACACAA atATTACGTAACCTTGAATGAAACAACAGAAGTCAGAATGGGGAAGAATAGCACGTGGTTAAATAAATCAA ctTCCAAACAGAGggacaagtttattgtttttatcatatgTTGTATAATTA TTATCTGTGGATTTGTTGTTGTAGTTTTTCTAAAATGGAAAAATGAAACACAAGAATTATTTAGAAGATGTTTCATGAGAAGAAAAACAG ATCCCGAGAAAATCGGTGTAATAAAGAACGAACATGGAAACATATCAACTTACACTGTGGAAGGATACGAAACAAAATCTCCTGAAAGTACTCTACTTGATGAAGAACAGAGTGTTTATAAAATAGAAG ataatGTTGATAGCAAAGTCACAGCAGTCAACATAGAAGAACATCATCTAACAATACGAG ATGAAGCCAATGTTATACCAATAGAAAAAGAGATAGTGAACACAGTTGGCCGAAGCAATCTTGAGTCTTTGGAAAGTACAACCATTGAAAAACCACTGG ATACCGAAGAAGCCACAATTTCAGCAAAAGAAGTAGATATTGTGGAAACTTTTGATAAAAATGATTCTAAATCTCTAGAGATTACTGCAGTTAACTGCGAAAAAG TTGAACCAAGAGTAGATGACATCAAGTACTATTTACGAATAGTTCATTTACTATTCAGAGTGGTATGTCCAGTAGTGAGAATGTATTTTAACCAGGATACATGTATCAAACCTGAGCAGTTACGAAAAACACTTGATACAAATAAAGCACAGTTGAGACGAAAATACAGAATGAAAGATTTTGTCATCAATAATGACCAGTGGAAATTATTATATGATCATGTTAAGG GAAAAACACTTACTTCAGAGGATTTTGACTTAGGACTCATGATATATCTATTACCAACAATTAAGTCTATCGACCTCGGGGATTTATATCCAGTCAAAACTAATACGAGAATCAATGCAACGCTTACCAGaattaaatatataagaaataatGTTATTCAAAGCATAGTCGAATCACATTCAGATGAAAATTATCATCAATTTCTGGATGATCTTGAAGAG gcTGTACTTAATTTGTTGCCACCACATACATATTTCAAGGAGAATGACAAAGACAAGAAACAACTTATTG ATAGACTCCTTTTATTGAATCCCATAAATGTTAACAATGATAAGCTGTTTGCCTTTATCGCTATGTCTGAAATATATCCTTCTATAATACTACAGAAACTCATTTCTGAATTTTTGacattaaatgaattaaaaatagaaCAAGTACTAGAAGAAGAAAAACATCAGCTTTATCACAAACGACATAAAACAGAAAAATGCTGTACGTGCATAGAAATATCAGCAACATATATGAAAGTGCTTACCGAAGAACAATGGGAAGCATTGTATGAATTGAGGGGTTGTACCAATAGTAATGACTGTAAATGTATGCTCAAAATATGTAGTAAATCAGTTGTTCCGAGGAAAGATTTCAAACTTGATTCATGTGATTTGTCATTGGTCGTGTCACTGATTCTTtatataccaaaaatattgaaatattttctttgcaTTTACGGTTTTCGCAACTTCTTGGTGAATTATCAACATACAATTTACCATTATATGGAGAACAAGAGATGTTGTAAATGTAAAGAACAGCTAACTGGAAAATTAATACTAAAAGAAAAGGAATGGAATAAGATTTTTATTAGAGATAACAATAAATCTTGCCAGAACAGTAATAAGAACTGTTGTTGCCGTTATAAACCAATAGATGGAATCGAATGCTCAAACGTGAAAGCGACGTTGTTGTCAAAAATTGTATATGCGGCAGGCCCTATAAGTGTTCTTACAAAAATTGGACAAGAAACGTTCTTATACTTTATAAATTGGACAATTGATGATGTAAAATTATCTGGGGCGTTAAAAGAACTATTAAGAATGATAAAACCAGATGAAACATTTTCTCGTGACATTTTACATCGGATAACATCCAGTAACTTCACTCAACTAGATAAAACTTTGACACAACATATTAATCCGCATAGATGGATTTCAAGACACTTGCAACATCAACAG GCCACAACTGGAAAATCTCTTCAAATTCTTCTACTCGATAAAG ATGATTTGCATGTTAAAAGTGTACAGATCCCTAAAGATTTCCCTTTACCTCATAGAAC AAATTATATGACAGATCTTACTACCGACGAAAATAATTTCTTAGTTGTAGTTTACGTACTAAAACAAATACTATGTCCTgtgataaaaaatgaatttaccaCCCAATGCCCTAAGCATGTATTAGATGAAATCAGAGATCGTATATCTGAACTGCAAAAACCCAGAGACTTGCGTAAAGTTGAAAGTAAAAGCGGAAAAGAAAAAATTTACCTGACGCAAGATCAACAAACACGATTAATTTCGCAAAAag gaGAAGAATCGAAGAACTTAGATTTGGAGCTGATGGTTTACATTCTGAAACAAAGATCCAATTCTGAATGGAACAAAAACTATATCGAGCATTTGGACGAGATTGAAAAGATCAGAGGGGAGATTGTTCAAAGCAAAAGTGGAACTTTAGACCAAACAACGTTCGAAGATTTTATGGACCGCATTTGTAAG GCAGTAACGCATTTGGGTGGACAAAAGTACACGGAAGAATTGTCAAGCCTTCAGCATATAAAAAATATTCTCG
- the LOC139495260 gene encoding uncharacterized protein isoform X2 encodes MTEITDTISVLTFVRLFLVFQMLISDAYFYNFKCPSEASWKFRAEVECNSTSNYFCLYNNVDLKYVEGCNGPDWDRKGSKRIYVGDFSRGKCKSDRFQPFKFFTNESMTDCYYAKSNCSEEGQILQEKSSSKEDRRCRCNHEKNYAFIKTPRNVCFCIPTEEDCSCYIKSCPVNQTLAADYICTHNENLGKSKCKDIHKYYVTLNETTEVRMGKNSTWLNKSTSKQRDKFIVFIICCIIIICGFVVVVFLKWKNETQELFRRCFMRRKTDPEKIGVIKNEHGNISTYTVEGYETKSPESTLLDEEQSVYKIEDNVDSKVTAVNIEEHHLTIRDTEEATISAKEVDIVETFDKNDSKSLEITAVNCEKVEPRVDDIKYYLRIVHLLFRVVCPVVRMYFNQDTCIKPEQLRKTLDTNKAQLRRKYRMKDFVINNDQWKLLYDHVKGKTLTSEDFDLGLMIYLLPTIKSIDLGDLYPVKTNTRINATLTRIKYIRNNVIQSIVESHSDENYHQFLDDLEEAVLNLLPPHTYFKENDKDKKQLIDRLLLLNPINVNNDKLFAFIAMSEIYPSIILQKLISEFLTLNELKIEQVLEEEKHQLYHKRHKTEKCCTCIEISATYMKVLTEEQWEALYELRGCTNSNDCKCMLKICSKSVVPRKDFKLDSCDLSLVVSLILYIPKILKYFLCIYGFRNFLVNYQHTIYHYMENKRCCKCKEQLTGKLILKEKEWNKIFIRDNNKSCQNSNKNCCCRYKPIDGIECSNVKATLLSKIVYAAGPISVLTKIGQETFLYFINWTIDDVKLSGALKELLRMIKPDETFSRDILHRITSSNFTQLDKTLTQHINPHRWISRHLQHQQATTGKSLQILLLDKDDLHVKSVQIPKDFPLPHRTNYMTDLTTDENNFLVVVYVLKQILCPVIKNEFTTQCPKHVLDEIRDRISELQKPRDLRKVESKSGKEKIYLTQDQQTRLISQKGEESKNLDLELMVYILKQRSNSEWNKNYIEHLDEIEKIRGEIVQSKSGTLDQTTFEDFMDRICKAVTHLGGQKYTEELSSLQHIKNILE; translated from the exons ATGACAGAAATAACAGACACAATTTCAGTTCTGACTTTCGTCAGGTTGTTCTTAGTATTCCAA ATGTTAATATCAGATGCATACTTTTACAACTTTAAATGTCCTTCGGAAGCCAGTTGGAAATTTCGGGCGGAAGTAGAGTGCAACAGTACCTCGAACTACTTTTGCTTATACAATAACGTAGACTTGAAGTATGTTGAGGGTTGTAATGGACCAGACTGGGATAGAAAAG GAAGTAAGCGGATTTATGTTGGAGACTTTAGCAGAGGAAAATGTAAGTCTGACCGTTTCCAGCCATTTAAATTCTTTACTAATGAAAGCATGACCGACTGTTACTATGCTAAATCAAACTGCAGTGAAGAAGGACAAATTCTGCAAGAAAAAAGTTCATCAAAGGAAGATAGAAGATGTCGATGTAATCATGAAAAGAATTATGCATTTATTAAAACTCCAAGAAATGTATGCTTTTGTATTCCAACAGAAGAAGACTGTTCCTGTTATATTAAATCATGTCCAGTAAACCAAACACTGGCAGCag ATTATATTTGCACTCACAATGAGAACCTGGGAAAATCAAAATGTAAAGATATACACAA atATTACGTAACCTTGAATGAAACAACAGAAGTCAGAATGGGGAAGAATAGCACGTGGTTAAATAAATCAA ctTCCAAACAGAGggacaagtttattgtttttatcatatgTTGTATAATTA TTATCTGTGGATTTGTTGTTGTAGTTTTTCTAAAATGGAAAAATGAAACACAAGAATTATTTAGAAGATGTTTCATGAGAAGAAAAACAG ATCCCGAGAAAATCGGTGTAATAAAGAACGAACATGGAAACATATCAACTTACACTGTGGAAGGATACGAAACAAAATCTCCTGAAAGTACTCTACTTGATGAAGAACAGAGTGTTTATAAAATAGAAG ataatGTTGATAGCAAAGTCACAGCAGTCAACATAGAAGAACATCATCTAACAATACGAG ATACCGAAGAAGCCACAATTTCAGCAAAAGAAGTAGATATTGTGGAAACTTTTGATAAAAATGATTCTAAATCTCTAGAGATTACTGCAGTTAACTGCGAAAAAG TTGAACCAAGAGTAGATGACATCAAGTACTATTTACGAATAGTTCATTTACTATTCAGAGTGGTATGTCCAGTAGTGAGAATGTATTTTAACCAGGATACATGTATCAAACCTGAGCAGTTACGAAAAACACTTGATACAAATAAAGCACAGTTGAGACGAAAATACAGAATGAAAGATTTTGTCATCAATAATGACCAGTGGAAATTATTATATGATCATGTTAAGG GAAAAACACTTACTTCAGAGGATTTTGACTTAGGACTCATGATATATCTATTACCAACAATTAAGTCTATCGACCTCGGGGATTTATATCCAGTCAAAACTAATACGAGAATCAATGCAACGCTTACCAGaattaaatatataagaaataatGTTATTCAAAGCATAGTCGAATCACATTCAGATGAAAATTATCATCAATTTCTGGATGATCTTGAAGAG gcTGTACTTAATTTGTTGCCACCACATACATATTTCAAGGAGAATGACAAAGACAAGAAACAACTTATTG ATAGACTCCTTTTATTGAATCCCATAAATGTTAACAATGATAAGCTGTTTGCCTTTATCGCTATGTCTGAAATATATCCTTCTATAATACTACAGAAACTCATTTCTGAATTTTTGacattaaatgaattaaaaatagaaCAAGTACTAGAAGAAGAAAAACATCAGCTTTATCACAAACGACATAAAACAGAAAAATGCTGTACGTGCATAGAAATATCAGCAACATATATGAAAGTGCTTACCGAAGAACAATGGGAAGCATTGTATGAATTGAGGGGTTGTACCAATAGTAATGACTGTAAATGTATGCTCAAAATATGTAGTAAATCAGTTGTTCCGAGGAAAGATTTCAAACTTGATTCATGTGATTTGTCATTGGTCGTGTCACTGATTCTTtatataccaaaaatattgaaatattttctttgcaTTTACGGTTTTCGCAACTTCTTGGTGAATTATCAACATACAATTTACCATTATATGGAGAACAAGAGATGTTGTAAATGTAAAGAACAGCTAACTGGAAAATTAATACTAAAAGAAAAGGAATGGAATAAGATTTTTATTAGAGATAACAATAAATCTTGCCAGAACAGTAATAAGAACTGTTGTTGCCGTTATAAACCAATAGATGGAATCGAATGCTCAAACGTGAAAGCGACGTTGTTGTCAAAAATTGTATATGCGGCAGGCCCTATAAGTGTTCTTACAAAAATTGGACAAGAAACGTTCTTATACTTTATAAATTGGACAATTGATGATGTAAAATTATCTGGGGCGTTAAAAGAACTATTAAGAATGATAAAACCAGATGAAACATTTTCTCGTGACATTTTACATCGGATAACATCCAGTAACTTCACTCAACTAGATAAAACTTTGACACAACATATTAATCCGCATAGATGGATTTCAAGACACTTGCAACATCAACAG GCCACAACTGGAAAATCTCTTCAAATTCTTCTACTCGATAAAG ATGATTTGCATGTTAAAAGTGTACAGATCCCTAAAGATTTCCCTTTACCTCATAGAAC AAATTATATGACAGATCTTACTACCGACGAAAATAATTTCTTAGTTGTAGTTTACGTACTAAAACAAATACTATGTCCTgtgataaaaaatgaatttaccaCCCAATGCCCTAAGCATGTATTAGATGAAATCAGAGATCGTATATCTGAACTGCAAAAACCCAGAGACTTGCGTAAAGTTGAAAGTAAAAGCGGAAAAGAAAAAATTTACCTGACGCAAGATCAACAAACACGATTAATTTCGCAAAAag gaGAAGAATCGAAGAACTTAGATTTGGAGCTGATGGTTTACATTCTGAAACAAAGATCCAATTCTGAATGGAACAAAAACTATATCGAGCATTTGGACGAGATTGAAAAGATCAGAGGGGAGATTGTTCAAAGCAAAAGTGGAACTTTAGACCAAACAACGTTCGAAGATTTTATGGACCGCATTTGTAAG GCAGTAACGCATTTGGGTGGACAAAAGTACACGGAAGAATTGTCAAGCCTTCAGCATATAAAAAATATTCTCG